Part of the Fundidesulfovibrio terrae genome is shown below.
TCGCTCAAGCTCAAGGCGGGGCATGATTTCGAAGCCCGGTTCCGCAACGTGTGCCGCAAGTGCTTCTCCCGGCGAGCCGGAGAGGTGGTGGAGCGCGACGTGCCCGTGGTGAAACCCCAGGACCCGCTGGCCGCGGTGCTGGAGGCCATGCTCTCCACCCGCCGGCGCTGGGCCGTGGTGATGGAGGGCGGCAAGGTGCTGGGCGTCATCGCCGCCGAGGACCTGTTCATGCAGATGGATTGGGACGAGCTGGAAGCGTAAGGCGCGAGCCTTGCGAGGCAATTTTAAGGCCCCCGGCCCGCACATGGCGGGCCGGGGGCCTTTTCGCGTCCGGTCCCGGGCGGCGCTGGGCCGCTACATTTGCTTGGTGGCCAGCAGGTACTGCATGAGTTGCTTGGAGTACCTGGGATCGTACTTGGGGTCGCCCCCCAGGGCGTTGGCCGCGGCCGCGGGTTCCATGGCCTTGGCATAGGGGCGGTCGGTGAGCATGGCGCAGTAGGAGTCCGTCACCGCGGCCAGAAGACCCAGGTCGGAAATGTCCGCCCCGGCGAGCTTCTGCGGGTATCCTCCGCCGCCAATCCGTTCGTGGTGCTGCAGCACGCACTGCTCCACCTCGGGGAACTTGAGGTCGAGCTTGGCCAGCATCTCGATGCCCAAGAGAGGGTGCTTGAGAAGCTTCTGGCGCTCCTCGGAAGTGAGCGTCTGGGTTTTGTCGCGCAGGAAGGAGGGGATCTTGCTCATGCCCGCGTCGTGCAGGAAGAGACCCAGGGCCACGCGGTCGAAGGTCTGGCGGGCCTTTGGGCCTTCGCGGAAGTCCTCGGGCGTGGTCTGGATGAAGAGCTGGATGCCCACCATGCCGCAATTCACCGAGTGGTTGGCCAGGGTGTGCTGCTTGTGCACGCGGCGGGACAGGGCCTTGCCCCGGTTGGTGTCCTGCCAGAGGTATTCGGTAAGCACCATCAGGTCCGAGACGAGCTTGTCCGCCACGGCCTTCACGGGCTGCTCCAGAAATTCCGTCATGCGCCGGGTCAGGGCCGTCTGGATGATGTCCGCGGTCTCGGCCTCGGTGAGGTGGCGGTCCATGAGCACCAGGTCCAGCTGGTAGGAGATGTGCTTCACGTAGACCGGATGGTCGGCTCGGGAGACGAAGATCAGCCCCTCGGTGACCAGCTGTTCAAGCTCCTCGGATTGCTCCTTGGAGAGGCGCTCCCCAACCTTATAATAAGGAAGCAGGCGGACCACGTCTTCCTTGAGCTTGAAGATGTTGAGGGGGGGCCTGAATTTGTTGAAGCTTTGAAGGATGTCGGGGCTTATCTGGTAGAATTCCTCTTCCAGGTCCTCGAAACTCTGTGACGTGCGGTTTTCGCTCATGTTCCGGCGGTTGGTTGAGGGCTCGCCGTGCAAATTCCCGGCTTGCTGGGCTTGTTACCCTCACCTGGGCCCTCTGGCAAGAGCACGGGTGGATTTTCCCTCGGAGTGCGCTCCCTTCAAGTATTTGTTTTCACGCGCTTTTGCCACGCCGGGGCGAAATGAAGCCTCCTGCGGCGGCTTTGCTCCCACTTGGACCCGCATTTATTTCCTTTTTCATTTGAAGCGCTTCCCATTTTCACTTGACATGGCGGGGAGATTGTTCGAGAGACTGTGGGAAAGAGTGGTAATCAGTGGTAGATTGTGTGAGGGACAAGCATGTTCCGTGGTCATTCAGAGCGTAACCTCGACCCCAAGGGGCGTCTGATGCTTCCTCCCGAGTTCCGGGAGGAGGTGCTCAAGGCATCCCCCGAGGGCAAGCTGATGCTCACCAACTTCGACGGTTGCGTGGTGGGCTATCCCATGCCCGAATGGGAACGCATCGAGGAAAGCTTTCTGCGGATCAACGTGCTGGACTCCAGGCTGCGCAATCTTCAGCGCTTCATCATCTCGGGGGCCGTGGAGGTCGTGCTGGACAAGCAGGGCCGTATCCTGGTGCCCCCCTATCTGCGCGGCTACGCCAAGCTGGACAAGGACTGCGTGCTTGCCGGAGTGGTGACCAAGTTCGAGCTGTGGGACAAGGCAACTTTCGAAGCCAAACGGCGCGAAACCGAAGACAGCTTCGACGCCGACATGGCCGCCCTGTCGCAGGCCGGCTTCGAGTTGAGACTCTAGGGGGCCACGGTGCAGTTCGACCCCCGGCACCTTCCAGTCATGTCCAGGGAAGTGTGCGAATTGCTGGCCGTAAGGCCGGGCATGCGCATACTGGACGCCACCCTGGGCCTTGGCGGGCATAGCCTCTCTTTCCTGGACGCAACGGAGGGCAAGGTGGAAATCCTGGGCCTCGACCGCGACGAAACCGCCATAGAACGCGCCACGGCCAACCTGTCTGCCTATCCCGGCAGGCTGCACGCCATCCAGATGCGTTTTTCGCGCTTTCCCGAGGCCCTGGCCGAAGTGGGTTGGGACGGCGTGGACGCCGTGCTGGCCGACGTGGGCGTCTCCTCCCCCCAGCTTGACGAGGCCGAGCGCGGCTTCAGCTTCATCGCCGACGGTCCCCTGGATATGCGCATGAGCACGGCCGATGGAGCCGAACCGGCGGAGAACATCGTGAATTTCTGGAGCTTCGAGCGACTGCGGGACCTCATCCGCGAGTTCGGCGAAGAGCCCCAGGCCGGGCGCATCGCCCGCGCCATCGTAAGCGAGCGCGAGAAAAAGCCAATCGAGACCACCCTCGAGCTGGCGAAGATCGTGGAGTACGCCTATCCGCCCAAGTGGCGGGCCACCGCGCGCAACCATCCGGCCACCAGGACCTTCCAGGCCCTGCGCATGGCCGTGAACCATGAGCTTGAGGAATTGCAGGAATTCTTGGACCGGATCGTGGACTTTCTTCACCCCGGCGGCCGCGTTGCCGTCATCTCCTTCCACTCCCTGGAGGACCGTCTGGTGAAGACGGCCTTCAGGCGCGAGGCTTCCGGGTGCCTGTGCCCGCCCCGGCAGCCCTACTGCACCTGCGGGCACTCCCCACGAGTCCGCATCCTGACCAAGAAACCCCTGGTTCCCACTCCCGAGGAGGCCGCCGCCAACCCCCGCGCCAGGAGCGCCAAGCTCCGCGTTGCCGAGCGGTTGGGCGATCCCATGGCCG
Proteins encoded:
- a CDS encoding cyclic nucleotide-binding/CBS domain-containing protein — translated: MLLRDRAWDVMRTDNVCVRESDSLREVASSLRKAMKEQPDRACAVVLAEDGGFKGVITAWWLLLYMEQNALEDSLKLKAGHDFEARFRNVCRKCFSRRAGEVVERDVPVVKPQDPLAAVLEAMLSTRRRWAVVMEGGKVLGVIAAEDLFMQMDWDELEA
- a CDS encoding HD-GYP domain-containing protein, coding for MSENRTSQSFEDLEEEFYQISPDILQSFNKFRPPLNIFKLKEDVVRLLPYYKVGERLSKEQSEELEQLVTEGLIFVSRADHPVYVKHISYQLDLVLMDRHLTEAETADIIQTALTRRMTEFLEQPVKAVADKLVSDLMVLTEYLWQDTNRGKALSRRVHKQHTLANHSVNCGMVGIQLFIQTTPEDFREGPKARQTFDRVALGLFLHDAGMSKIPSFLRDKTQTLTSEERQKLLKHPLLGIEMLAKLDLKFPEVEQCVLQHHERIGGGGYPQKLAGADISDLGLLAAVTDSYCAMLTDRPYAKAMEPAAAANALGGDPKYDPRYSKQLMQYLLATKQM
- the rsmH gene encoding 16S rRNA (cytosine(1402)-N(4))-methyltransferase RsmH, translated to MQFDPRHLPVMSREVCELLAVRPGMRILDATLGLGGHSLSFLDATEGKVEILGLDRDETAIERATANLSAYPGRLHAIQMRFSRFPEALAEVGWDGVDAVLADVGVSSPQLDEAERGFSFIADGPLDMRMSTADGAEPAENIVNFWSFERLRDLIREFGEEPQAGRIARAIVSEREKKPIETTLELAKIVEYAYPPKWRATARNHPATRTFQALRMAVNHELEELQEFLDRIVDFLHPGGRVAVISFHSLEDRLVKTAFRREASGCLCPPRQPYCTCGHSPRVRILTKKPLVPTPEEAAANPRARSAKLRVAERLGDPMAELLPEGMKGLDGGDA
- the mraZ gene encoding division/cell wall cluster transcriptional repressor MraZ; translated protein: MFRGHSERNLDPKGRLMLPPEFREEVLKASPEGKLMLTNFDGCVVGYPMPEWERIEESFLRINVLDSRLRNLQRFIISGAVEVVLDKQGRILVPPYLRGYAKLDKDCVLAGVVTKFELWDKATFEAKRRETEDSFDADMAALSQAGFELRL